In a single window of the Anaerocolumna cellulosilytica genome:
- a CDS encoding PadR family transcriptional regulator, translated as MALKNKSMYAILGILNLSPSTGYDIKKYSDKVLSGFWNENFGHIYPTLKMLLRDEMIEIVDKEKDEKKIRYDITGKGKQELNAWLLEETIQQPVRSEFMLKLLFSSDAPRENVIRMLEDYKKIHQKNIDKYLILQKNLEQGIKEISKERACFMKAIIRKGIISSEAAVQWCDETMEVFQSS; from the coding sequence ATGGCATTAAAAAATAAATCGATGTATGCAATTCTGGGTATATTGAATCTATCACCTAGTACAGGATATGATATTAAGAAATACAGTGACAAGGTACTGTCAGGATTTTGGAATGAAAACTTCGGACATATCTATCCTACATTGAAAATGTTGCTGAGAGATGAGATGATTGAAATTGTGGATAAGGAAAAGGATGAAAAGAAAATCCGATATGACATAACTGGGAAGGGAAAGCAGGAGCTTAACGCATGGCTCCTGGAAGAAACTATTCAACAGCCGGTACGTTCTGAATTTATGCTTAAATTATTATTTTCAAGTGATGCACCAAGGGAAAATGTAATTCGAATGCTGGAAGATTATAAAAAAATACATCAAAAGAATATTGATAAATATCTAATATTACAAAAGAATTTGGAGCAAGGCATCAAAGAAATATCAAAGGAAAGAGCCTGTTTTATGAAGGCAATTATTAGAAAAGGAATTATATCCAGTGAAGCAGCGGTTCAATGGTGTGATGAGACAATGGAAGTGTTTCAATCGTCCTAA